Proteins encoded together in one Balaenoptera ricei isolate mBalRic1 chromosome 2, mBalRic1.hap2, whole genome shotgun sequence window:
- the SOCS4 gene encoding suppressor of cytokine signaling 4 — MAENSESNSKNVDVRPKTSRSRSADRKDGYVWSGKKLSWSKKSESCSDAETVSAVEKTEVPLRSQERKHSCSSIELDLDHSCGHRFLGRSLKQKLQDAVGQCFPIKNCSSRHSSGLPSKRKIHISELMLDKCPFPPRSDLAFRWHFIKRHTAPISPKSDEWVSTDLSQTELRDGQLKQRRNMEEVNCFSHTSVQPCVVTNNDSSGRGGSGTGSIMNLASNNSIEDSDMDSDDEIITLCTSSRKRNKPKWEIDEEILQLETPPKYHTQIDYVHCLVPDLLQINNNPCYWGVMDKYAAEALLDGKPEGTFLLRDSAQEDYLFSVSFRRYSRSLHARIEQWNHNFSFDAHDPCVFHSPDITGLLEHYKDPSACMFFEPLLSTPLIRTFPFPLQHICRTVICNCTTYDGIDALPIPSSMKLYLKEYHYKSKVRVLRIDAPEQQC, encoded by the coding sequence ATGGCAGAAAATAGTGAAAGTAATAGTAAAAATGTAGATGTAAGGCCCAAAACTAGTCGGAGTCGAAGTGCTGACAGAAAGGATGGTTATGTATGGAGTGGAAAGAAGTTATCTTGGTCAAAAAAGAGTGAAAGTTGTTCAGATGCTGAAACAGTGAGTGCTgtagagaaaactgaagttcCTTTAAGGAGCCAAGAAAGGAAGCACAGCTGTTCATCTATCGAGTTGGATTTAGATCATTCCTGTGGGCATAGATTTTTAGGCCGATCTCTTAAACAGAAACTGCAAGATGCTGTGGGGCAGTGTTTTCCAATAAAGAATTGTAGTAGTCGGCACTCTTCAGGGCTTCCgtctaaaagaaaaattcatatcAGTGAACTCATGTTAGATAAGTGTCCTTTCCCACCTCGATCAGATTTAGCCTTTAGGTGGCATTTTATTAAACGACACACTGCTCCTATAAGTCCCAAATCAGATGAATGGGTAAGCACAGACTTGTCTCAGACTGAATTGAGGGATGGTCAACTAAAACAACGAAGAAACATGGAAGAGGTCAACTGCTTCTCACATACCAGTGTTCAGCCCTGTGTCGTAACCAATAACGATTCTTCAGGTAGAGGTGGTTCTGGGACTGGCTCTATAATGAACCTGGCTTCAAATAACAGTATAGAAGATAGTGATATGGATTCAGATGATGAAATTATAACACTTTGCACAAGttccaggaaaagaaacaaacccaaatgGGAAATTGATGAAGAAATCCTGCAACTGGAAACACCTCCTAAGTACCATACCCAGATTGATTATGTCCACTGTCTTGTACCAGACCTCCTTCAGATCAATAATAATCCATGTTACTGGGGCGTTATGGATAAATATGCAGCTGAAGCTCTACTAGACGGAAAACCAGAGGGTACCTTTTTACTGCGAGATTCAGCACAGGAAGACTATTTATTCTCCGTTAGTTTTAGACGCTATAGTCGTTCTCTTCATGCTAGAATTGAACAGTGGAATCACAACTTTAGCTTTGATGCACATGATCCTTGTGTCTTCCATTCTCCTGACATTACTGGGCTCCTAGAGCATTATAAGGACCCGAGTGCCTGTATGTTCTTCGAACCACTTTTATCCACTCCTTTAATTCGGACTTTCCCCTTTCCCCTGCAGCATATATGCAGAACAGTTATTTGTAACTGTACAACTTATGATGGCATTGATGCCCTTCCAATTCCTTCTTCCATGAAATTATATCTGAAAGAATATCACTATAAATCAAAAGTTAGAGTACTCAGGATTGATGCACCAGAACAACAATGCTAG